GGGCACAGCAAATGGCTGACGAGGGTAAGGGGCTTGGCCATGGGAGGTTCCGAAAAATAGGTTGGAGGACCGCCGCATTCTTGCGGTCCCGAACAACCTTTTCCCGAAAAGCCCATTCGCCGAACGGGCGCCTTGTGCTATCTGGCGGTGTCCAGCCAGTGCGTGACGCGGCCACCATGCATCACGCCGATACGGTCGGCCATGGCATGGGCTTCGGCCTCGTTGTGGGTGACCAGAATGGCGGTCTGCCCGGCGCGCTTGAGAATGCCGCGCACCTCCGCGGTCAGGCGTTCGCGCGTGCCGCCGTCGAGGTTCGAAAAAGGCTCGTCGAGCAGCAACAGCGCGGGTGAAGGCGCCAGCGCGCGGGCGAGCGCAATGCGCTGCTGCTGGCCGCCCGACAGTTCGTGCGGAAAGCGTTCGCCGGCGTCGGCCAAACCGACGAGCGCCAGCATTTCGGCCACGCGCGACTGTTGCTGCGCACGGCTCGAGCGGCGCAGGCCGAAGGCGACGTTCCGGCTCGCCGACAGATGGGGAAACAGCGCGTACTCCTGGAACATCATGCCCACGCGCCGCTGCTCGGGCGGCAGGTGCGCCTGGGCCGAGGACAGCAGCATGTCGCCGAG
The Variovorax paradoxus genome window above contains:
- a CDS encoding ABC transporter ATP-binding protein — encoded protein: MSSPLSLESIQLAYETPRGLHTVVNDFSLSLPAGEIACLFGPSGCGKTTVLRAIAGFEPVRAGTIRLGDMLLSSAQAHLPPEQRRVGMMFQEYALFPHLSASRNVAFGLRRSSRAQQQSRVAEMLALVGLADAGERFPHELSGGQQQRIALARALAPSPALLLLDEPFSNLDGGTRERLTAEVRGILKRAGQTAILVTHNEAEAHAMADRIGVMHGGRVTHWLDTAR